The stretch of DNA ATGTCCAGCGCAACGCTTGGCGCAAGCGACGGACCTTGTAGGCGTACGCCCATGCGGTCGTAGGCGTCACTCAGGCGGAAAGGCGACGAAAGGAAATTCGACAGGGTTTCTTTCGAGAAGAACCGATCCTGTGGACCGATCACCACACGCAGCTCGGATCGCGGTCTTGCGATGACTGGACATGTGATCGGACCATGTCGATCATCCCGCACTTCCGGATCGGCGACGGTGACCATCTGACCGGCCGTAAGGCGCCCACCGCCGAGACCGGAGAGACTGTGCGTCGACATGCTGCCTAGCCAGGTCTTCGCCTCGATATGACCGACGAAGGCCAGATATGTCCAGCTTCCCCAGTGTCCCGGACGGATTGCCAGCCGCTCCCCGGCCCTCAGCGTGGCGACCATCCATGCGCCGCGCTTGTCGCCGGCATGCTCTACGATGAAGCCTCCTCCGGCGACGGCAAACGTAACGTCTCCCGACAGGCAGTCGAGAACCAGGCCGCCCATGGAGACTTCGATTGCGGGCTGACCGGCAGGATTGCCGACGGCGACGTTAGCGGCGGCAAACGAGATCCTATCCATCGGACCAGAGGCCGGAACGCCGTAACGCATCAATCCGTGGCGTCCTCCGTCCTGGACCGCGACGTGAGGACCCGCGAAGTTGATTGCAAGGACGGCTTGGCTCATGCAAGGCACCTCGCGTCGAATTCGGTCCTCGATATGCGGCGGAAACGCACCGTGTCGCCGACGTCGAAAAGGAACGGACGGTCGTTGGACGCGGCATCGAGGATCTTCGTCGGCGAGCGGCCGATGATCCACCAGCCGGTCGGCATGGTGAGCGTGCTGACCAGGCACTGCGGACCGGCGATTAGCACGCTTCCGGCGGCGATGCCGCGAATAGGCGCCGGCTTCCTCGGCTGCTGAATGGCTTTGGGCACGCCTGCAAGGTAAGCGTATCCCGGAGCGAAGCCGTACATGAAGACGCTGTAGTCGCCGGAGAGATGGGCGGATATAACGTCTTCCGGCGATAATCCGCTTGCCTCGGCGATGGAGGCAAGATCGGGCGCAAGATCAGGATCGTAGCAAACTTCGACTTCGCGCATCGCTCCAATCGTCTCTGGAACCTCGGCCCCCAGAAGCTCGGCAATGGCCACCTCCGTCGTCCGGTGATCGGCCATAAGCGGATCGAAGCATACGAGAATGCTGGCATAGGCCGGGACAGCTTCGACGAATCCTTCAAAGGGTGCCGCCTTCAAGGCGGCATCCAACTTGACGACCTGATCGTGGATCCGCTTATCGATGGTCGCGCCAAATTCGACGAGCAACGCGTGCCCGCCCACCGGGCGGTAGTTCGGAACGCTGCCGGACGATGCGGAGGGGTCCTGTGACACGTCAGTCGGCGCCTTCGATCAGAATGAAGTCCGCATCTGCGGCCGGCGCGCAGGTCCCATAGGCGTCCGGATCGGTAACGGTAACCTGGGCGACGAGGTTGCCTTTGGCCATCACCTGTTTTCCTGTGTCGGTTGGAGGAATGGTGCCACCTCGATGCCTGCCTTCTGCAATTCCCGGCGTACGTGGACAGCCATGGCAAGTGCTCCTGGGCTGTCCCCATGAACGCAAATCGAGTGCGCATTAAGAGGGATCGGAACGCCGTCGACCGTCGGCATGAGGCCGCTGGACAGGTATCCGATCAATCTCGCTGCCGCCTTTGCGGGATCATCGATCATCGCTCCCGGCAAGTTGCGCGGAACGAGCCGACCCGTGGATAGGTAGCCGCGGTCGGCAAAAATCTCGCTAAAGACGGTCATCCCGGCATCGCGGGCCGCATGCTGCAGCTCTGTCCCGGAGATCGCCAGTATGGCAAGTTCCGGCGAGACCGCTCGGGTTGCGCGGATGATGGCGTCGGCGACCGGCCGTTCGTCGGCCGCCCAATTGGCGAGTGCGCCGTGCGGTTTGATGTAACGGACGCGGGCGCCCGCCAGGGCTGCAGCTCCCATCAGCGCCCCTGTCTGCGTTGCGACAAGCTGCTCCACTTCCCGGATGCTCAAGGGGATCAGCCGTCGTCCGAAACCCTCGCGATCTGCAAAGCCCGGATGGGCTCCGGCGACGACACCCCGCTCGCTTGCGAGGGCAAGCGTCTCCACCATGGTCGCTGGATCCCCGGCATGCCCGCCACATGCGATGTTCGCACTGGTGACGACGTCAAGGATCGCCTTGTCATCGCCCATGCGCCAAGGTCCAAACGCCTCCCCCAGATCAGAATTGAGATCGATTTTCGTCATGATTTCCGTCAACCCTTCGCGCTGGTCTTGTCAGCTTCGTCGCATGCTGGAACGTCGAAGCCGAGGTGGAGCACACCTTCGCCGTGCGCGTCAAGAAAACGACGCTGCTGGCCGCGCGCCACGAGCATGTTTGGCGGTCTCGGCTCCAAATGTCCTTGCAGTTGCGTCGGATGGAAACGCGGCTAAGATCGGGAATGAATGGTCGACCGCCCTGTCATTGATCGAGCGCGTCGGTTTCTCTCAAGAACCGGGGGACCTAGCCACCCGGCGGCATTGGCGTGCAGACCGGGGATACGAAATGAGTCTTGTCAACAGAGCTTTGGGAACGTCCGAATTTTCCTTTACCGACGAGCCGGGCATTTTCACCTGGGAGCTGGCGACCGACAAGGTTTATGCGGATTCGGCGCTGGCAAACCTCTTTGGGCTTGATCCCGAAGAGACTCTCACGGGGCTGCCGGTCATAAGATACCTCGACCGGATTCATCCGGACGACAAGCCATCTGTCGCCAAGGCGATTTCACAATCGGTGATCACCGGAAATCCGTATCGCTGTGATTATCGGGTATTTGATCGAAGCGGGCAAATAGTCGCCGTGGCGGCCTTGGGCCGCTGCTTCAGGGATGAAGCCGGAAACCCGTCGCAATATGCGGGCATCGTATTTCCGACGAATGATCACGGGGAGAAAGACGAATTGTCCGCTCACTGCAATGCGGCACTGAAAATTGCGCGGTCATCCGGTCTGCAGACGACGGCCGATGCGCTTGAAGCGATTCTCAAAGAGCTTGCCAAGCCGATGCCTTCAGACGTCGCGCAGGTTCATTGATTCCTTCCAAAGCGTTGATTGTGCATCAGACTTTCGATGATGGCGATATTGCTGCTATCGGCAATGCGCCGCGCGCACTGCAGTTAGTGGCAAAGGACAGTGGGCATTTCGAGGCGGGTCAACAGCGATCGTGTGACCCCTCCCAAGATGAATTCGCGCAGCCTCGAATGACCGAACGCGCCGGCGACGAGCAAGTCTGCCTTGCGTTCCAGGGCTGCGCCTTGAATGACGCTGGCCGGTGAGTCTCCCTTCGCTTGCACGGCTGCGACATCGACGGCAAGACCAGCCTTCCGAAGCGCAGCCGCAAGGTGATCTCGGCTGCGCTCGTCAATCTGCTTATCATCGGTGATGGAAATCAGGACGATACGCGAAACATGTTCCAGCAAGAATCTGGAACCCGCCAGTGTTCGCGCGACAGTGGCTCCTCCATCCCAGGCGACGGCGACAGCATCGATCCGGCCGCTGAAATTATCTGGGGGGAAAAGCAGGAGCGGTCGACCGCTTTCAAACAGCACGCTCTCGATCAACGGCCTCATCAGTTCAGATGCTTCCAAAATGGAAAGATCATATGCGCGCGAGAGCTCGGCAAGAGTTTGTGCGACAAACGGCTGCCTCACATCGAATGGCTGGATTTCGAGCTCGACCTCGGCTTTTTTCGCATAATCACGGAGCGTCTGCCCGAGAACCGTACCATTGTCTCTACTCAAGCGCTCCGCCTCCACGCGCATTTTGTCTATGTCAAGGAGTGATGGAAATCGCGGCTGAACGGGTTCGATCCTGATCTGCGGTATACTTGCCGTTAAACCGGCCTGTTGGTGAAGGGAAACATCGACAGCATTCTGAAGGAGCGAGAAGGAGCTTGCGTCTGGATAGGTGGCCAGCGGTAAATGGAATTGCGCTTTCATGGCTGAAGTCCTCCTAATGGTTGGAGGTATCATAGCGTAAAGGTGTCTCCCGCGCCTTGATGAAGATCAAGGTCGTTCCACCGCGAAAGCGCGAGCGTGATATTGAACGTCCTCATGAGGAAGGAAGCGGAATTCATAGGGCGAAGCGGCAAAGATCTATGCTAAGCGATGAAGTGCGATCAGCGATTGAATATCAGCACTTCGCGGAGCAGACCCGTCCGGACGCCGCCGGGCAGCAGCTTGCGGATGAACAGCAATGGCATTTACGGCGCAGCTGCCTTCGATGAAACGGCCGGCGCGCCTGGACCCATCGGATGATGACATCATTGGTGACGACAGAAGCATTCCAGCGCCTCAGTCTGGCGCTTGCAATCGGCATTCTTGTCGGTATTGAGCGCGGCTGGCAGGATCGTGAGGCTGCTCCGGGCAAAAGAGTAGCCGGTATCCGCACCTATGGCCTGTCAAGTTTCCTCGGCGGCTTCTGCGGTTTTCTGCAGCCTCTGAC from Rhizobium leguminosarum bv. trifolii WSM1325 encodes:
- a CDS encoding urea amidolyase related protein (KEGG: jan:Jann_2804 allophanate hydrolase subunit 2~TIGRFAM: urea amidolyase related protein~PFAM: Allophanate hydrolase subunit 2~SMART: Allophanate hydrolase subunit 2); translated protein: MSQAVLAINFAGPHVAVQDGGRHGLMRYGVPASGPMDRISFAAANVAVGNPAGQPAIEVSMGGLVLDCLSGDVTFAVAGGGFIVEHAGDKRGAWMVATLRAGERLAIRPGHWGSWTYLAFVGHIEAKTWLGSMSTHSLSGLGGGRLTAGQMVTVADPEVRDDRHGPITCPVIARPRSELRVVIGPQDRFFSKETLSNFLSSPFRLSDAYDRMGVRLQGPSLAPSVALDMPSEAIVRGSVQVAGDGVPTILLADHQTTGGYPKIATVVDSDLDAFVQLRPRDHVGFLAVTPQQAIEHIRLRAATMSRYLAAVCDGPWNVRT
- a CDS encoding Allophanate hydrolase subunit 1 (PFAM: Allophanate hydrolase subunit 1~SMART: Allophanate hydrolase subunit 1~KEGG: bid:Bind_3141 allophanate hydrolase subunit 1), which translates into the protein MSQDPSASSGSVPNYRPVGGHALLVEFGATIDKRIHDQVVKLDAALKAAPFEGFVEAVPAYASILVCFDPLMADHRTTEVAIAELLGAEVPETIGAMREVEVCYDPDLAPDLASIAEASGLSPEDVISAHLSGDYSVFMYGFAPGYAYLAGVPKAIQQPRKPAPIRGIAAGSVLIAGPQCLVSTLTMPTGWWIIGRSPTKILDAASNDRPFLFDVGDTVRFRRISRTEFDARCLA
- a CDS encoding LamB/YcsF family protein (PFAM: LamB/YcsF family protein~KEGG: jan:Jann_2802 hypothetical protein), producing MTKIDLNSDLGEAFGPWRMGDDKAILDVVTSANIACGGHAGDPATMVETLALASERGVVAGAHPGFADREGFGRRLIPLSIREVEQLVATQTGALMGAAALAGARVRYIKPHGALANWAADERPVADAIIRATRAVSPELAILAISGTELQHAARDAGMTVFSEIFADRGYLSTGRLVPRNLPGAMIDDPAKAAARLIGYLSSGLMPTVDGVPIPLNAHSICVHGDSPGALAMAVHVRRELQKAGIEVAPFLQPTQENR
- a CDS encoding PAS fold-3 domain protein (PFAM: PAS fold-3 domain protein~KEGG: atc:AGR_pAT_501 hypothetical protein); this encodes MSLVNRALGTSEFSFTDEPGIFTWELATDKVYADSALANLFGLDPEETLTGLPVIRYLDRIHPDDKPSVAKAISQSVITGNPYRCDYRVFDRSGQIVAVAALGRCFRDEAGNPSQYAGIVFPTNDHGEKDELSAHCNAALKIARSSGLQTTADALEAILKELAKPMPSDVAQVH
- a CDS encoding UspA domain protein (PFAM: UspA domain protein~KEGG: ret:RHE_PD00016 putative universal stress UspA protein) — encoded protein: MKAQFHLPLATYPDASSFSLLQNAVDVSLHQQAGLTASIPQIRIEPVQPRFPSLLDIDKMRVEAERLSRDNGTVLGQTLRDYAKKAEVELEIQPFDVRQPFVAQTLAELSRAYDLSILEASELMRPLIESVLFESGRPLLLFPPDNFSGRIDAVAVAWDGGATVARTLAGSRFLLEHVSRIVLISITDDKQIDERSRDHLAAALRKAGLAVDVAAVQAKGDSPASVIQGAALERKADLLVAGAFGHSRLREFILGGVTRSLLTRLEMPTVLCH